AATAAAATCTCATAGTTTTAATTCTGGAAATGGAGTAGCACAggggttttgtttttatgctgGTTTGGGaacgttttgataaaaattactttaatttatacCGTTGTAACCACAACTGCAATAAAAAGGAATATTCGGATTCTTGCGTTCTgggatattttaatttatgatatGATACAGCAATTCTTATTGGAAAAGGTGGTTTGGACAGCCATTTATGTGTTTACAAAGAATTACCtttttataaatacacttgaaaatgtttataaacacaatttatatcactaatattcacaataaatatatgttatttaattatatagaccaGTATTAAATACCAGTTActaatgtataaatttaaaaagcttatatataattttcgtttgtatgtaacttttttttcatcctatgaaaatttcattgcatggtgcgcgcgaaTTGTAAAAATTAACTCTAATcgtttttttcataatgcgcctaaataagtttaatctaaaataaaaaactgTTAACATTGATGACTGTTGTATGTTTGGTTCAATGTAAAGGCaagaaacattatttaatataaattagtttatttttgtttgtcgtGCTGGTAACAATGGCTTGTTCACAATGACGCCATTTATCGCCGTCGCGTTGCGTCATTCGCGCTGTTGTGATTCCAGCGTATTACTTGACATTCACGCCTAGGAGCCCTTGTCTCTGGGGCTGGCGGCCCGCCCAAACACAGACAGTGGCTTGATGCTCTGTTTCCTGTCTCTGGGATTGCTTGGACTGTCGAGTGACGAGATGCGTATTTGCGGTCTGTCTGGCGTTCTGTCGTATTCATTAGATACACCCTTACCGTCATCCCCTTCCCTTGGAGTCAGGAATTTTCAGGATATGACGTAGTTCAAGTAACTGTCTACCCCAACACCAACAACATTGCGGATACGCCTTATTCtggttaataaataaattaggttttcccaaaaccctgaaaaattcatgttttatgAGTATGGACAttctcattttttaaaaattgattaatgaatgatatataaaaaataaagactTTGAAGATTAAAGCTACGTACGAACAGTTAATCCAAATCTGTATGCCACACGATCCCATGCTTTCAGTAAACGCTACAATtgattaatttaagtttataaaaactaTCTCAATAAGGACTAGTTTAGTAGAAAAtaccttttataaacaattaattatggTTGTATCATAAATCTATTAATAATCGTGTTCAAAAACACataatattagaagcaaaataatttaggatactacctcAACTGCAGCTTTGTGGAACATGTAGCAAGGAGCATGAAGTaaacagagatttcactcccacgTCAAACATAATTTCCTATTTTCTCTCTGAAATCGTTCACAAGGGATTGCAACACGTAGCATAAAGTcaacagaaatttatttttgtccCGAACGACGTTAATATTTAGGTTGCTGCAGAATTCCTTGGGTTCAGGGTCTAGGTGTTTTGATTTGTATTTCCATGTCTTGATGTTCATGTCAAAAAATTAGGGATTTTAATAAGATTTATTAGGGACTAAAGTTTTGGCTCGTTGAGTTGACTATCTTAAACTAAGAATGTCAGGGTTACCTAGTTGTTTCATAATACATAACCATCTCTGGCTCCAAAAATCGCGATATTAATTTCCATAAAATCCCATCTAATgcaatgcacaattttttttaattggtagctATAAATACCACAAATATGAACGCATAAGTTTGGATTAGCTAGTGCCTTCAAAAAATCGACTGTTAGATTCAAACACACATGAgcacacaaaaattaacataaatgttggtGTTTAAACATAAACGTTTGCTGAGGTATCCCGATACATTCACATTTTAGGCGCTCAATAGTTGTACAtcctatttataattttaaatacttcagACAGGCATGTGCAAAACATAACGATCTATAAACAAGcgcgatttaaaaaaaaggatcCCTAACCTGACGTAACATTTGTTGATTCGTGTCTCAGTtctaaaataatttcatcaacACTAAAATGTCATACGAGTCATGATaatcatattaatatatagttatataatatataaatatgtaatttacatTATGATGTTGGTACAGACGTAATCGATAATAACCACGTAGTAGGCGTCTGCATGATTATGTAGTAACTGTGTGAagccgtatttttttttatgaaagtgacttttttttaacgacgggggttctaattcatacttaactAATATCAGATTTTATTAAGCACGTTTTCAGCTAttttttgggcggaacaatatggcgatggcgaggttaaaaagtgactttaaCTACGTCACagtatgccgtctcctgacaatatTCCTAACTCATGTCGTGGGCTCTATGTAGTGACAGCCCCATGCATGCAACGGCGGTCACGGCGGTCGTATAGCAGGCGACTGGGGGCCAGGGCGCAGGTAACGGCCAGGCTGGCTACCGGTTCTGAACGCCGGCCACACGTTCCGGTGAGCGCCGtcatgggagggggggggggggggggaaggttcggaTGAATGACCGGATGATATTCTCCgcccacaaataaaaaaaatatatgctctTCTCGACGCGGTGTACAACGAACACCGCCTCCCGCTACAAGCTCACAGTAAAAATACACGTTCAACGTCTGTACAATAATACACTTACACACTGACGTGCTTGCGCTGATGAGAACCAGTTGGGATGATATTTGATTTCACTTAAGGGTGAATGTCCCgatccaggtcattattttatatttacgttccacaagGTTCAACTGCCTGACATTTTGAGAGGCTGAATCTTCACataatgaaatatataatatatataatcgaATACTTTCTCGCATAATTAGATTAAAAAAAGTTAACGTGTTTGTGCAGTgcggataaggagaatgaaatgaaatataaaactggaactgtTTAGGTTTGAAGTAAATTATACTGGCTGCTATGTTAATTTGCttaatttcttttagaaaaatatgtttttaaaatttttcctggccttttaaaatcatcattatttttatgatttcaaaaggcaaaataaaataaatagttctgAAAGAATTTTGAACCATATCACTTACTAGTTACCAGCATTACTTTTAAACCTAGaaatcttaaggggcccgcctacctggtcacacagacggtgcgcagagcttcaggaaaaacaacgcgatttcaaaactactcaagatatcctattggggcatgtttacgaaaagcatttaagagttcgctgaggcccgaaaagtacttttaattttggatcatgtttttaaactgtatttctagaagagttaaaatggctaaaacgcatgttttcagagtaatttttaggcgtaaaacaaccggtacagattcttgaaagcacttaaggggcttgcataacacctttatcttcatttctccgccatataatgttacggtcaccgctcaaatttcacagttatcctgtgacgacgagaagactgcgcgccagttcagagacttgcgcttagaggctataccgcgctggaagcaccagcgagcgtcgcgcttatcatcccgcctcactaacacacatacacccctgacgaggcgggccccttaagagttaTTTGTTCCATTTGTTTCTCCTTATTCATAttgcacaaaaaatttaataattcaaatttgccagctaattatgcaaaatgctatatatatatatatatatatacatatatatacaaatgtatacatatacatacacacacacacacacataaatatatatatatataatttcgtgGAAGTTCGGCCGCTTAAAACGTCTACAAGTTTAGCTATGTTTaacgtgaaataaaataatgatctggaacggtacttaattaaaacacaaacatcatgtaccacaggatcaagccttcaggatacAGGgctaaacttggatacatgaattACCAGCCATAACGAACACAGAATATACgacggctgtaatcaaagaattatCTGGAAAGACTGTAAAATTCAgtgtgtcagctacttcagtgcacagcacgcATTCCTAACAAAATTAACGACGTTAACAAATCAATTCAAATTTTAGGCTCCCATTAGACTCGTTCGTTACAACGTCACTCAAAATAGTACGAACTTTAAATGCACTGTAACAAACTAAACATTTCGTAATACAATTAtatacttattctaataaaacaacaatcacgaaatacaagcattaaaaatCCCTTACAACTGCAATGCAGTCGTATTCAGATGAATTTCATTACTAAAACAACTACATTGTctaaatttcttatttttaaaaaaaaaccgcacgggtaaaaataaaaaatgaatgtcGGCGAATGCGTGAATAcatacataggtattgtaatgcaagctgaaaacttttattttttcacaaaccagtaggaagtAACAGTGGCGTAGCAAGTGGGTGTTGAGGATGGTCCCCGCCAGGGGCgttggcttgggggggggggggggggggggacgccacgacggtttcgcggttactgaaccctcctCCCCTCTCGTTTAATCAAAAAGGAGGTGCCATTTTctagtctggccaggggcgccagtcaccttagctacgtcaCTGAGAATTATGAAACCTTCCTTGCAGGGTTAAATCAGGAACATTTctagtatatggaaaacatatatttctatttattgcgtgtaaataaTAAATGGCGGCGGCAGTGTAAAAACaaaggtattgtaatgtaagatatataattttaatttttttccccactaaCTATTATGAATTACGAATCAATCCCTCGGGAGTAAATTCAGGGACGTgtttagtgtgtgaaaaccatggtatccaattttttttttcccctttccgtTTCTATAAAGCCGCGACGTCCGATAATTACCGACAATTCTAACCGCGGCTAAGGCGAACTGGAGGGCAAAGCGAGCGGCAAGTCGGCGACAGCCAGCGAGTTTGCGCGCGACGAGTGAACTCGCAGGCGAGCAGCTGCAGTCAAGCCGCTCGATGCGGCCAGTGCAGtgcccatgggcgtcgcaaccgggggggaacgggggggacacgtcccctcaATAATAAAAGTcatcaatttcgtcccctccaataatatatatagtttcgtaattatattattaatatgatttctgtgatataacccatatgttgcgcatggtgcatttagtccaatcgtggtaatgtgagcactgtgtttttacaatttgttctctgaaaatattttttataaaaaataaattacatattgtaaccaactataattagaatatttagtaaagaaaaatgcctaaaaaccacccttttgcaccttcaaaccccaaattttcccgggggagaacccccggaccccccgcgtTTTTCcaaggggatggatattcctcaacaactataTCATTTGCagtcccatcccccccccccccaaaatatatccttgcgacgcccatgcagtGCCTCCCCCTGCTAGAAACGCCCCTTCGTGTCATGCGGGCTCTGTGGCTGCGGTCCAGACGTGCCGAGCCCGTTGGGTCGTTGGAGCACctctgtcaaatatttgtctccaactacTAGACGGAATTTTCCCCATCAAAGAAATTCGagcataacctcaaatatgtttcaaATCATGTCAAACTATCAAAAGTTTATTCTTTGTCTTAGCTATCTCATACTTTCCAATTTTAATCtaattctaaaattaaataacGCATCACAGTGTTAGATTGAATTTGTAGATTTGTTATGCTATTTGTGCatctataaatgttttaaatatataaatttaactcaaaataatattctttacataataGAAAGTGattcagtgatttttttaagttatagaaacataatttcctttttacatataattttttttttactgtagaaaTCGTACTTATTCATTGGGCTTCGACAACACGCACTCGTTTTTCGTGTTAGTTTTGCCACACACTTTGAAGCTATTTCCCCGCCATATGTAATATTAGTTTACAAGAtgcataatacaaaaaaaaaaaaaaaaaaaaaaaaggaaacaaaacCTTGAAAAAATGCTAATAATACTATTATCAATGCACCAGTCTAACTATATTTCGAAATCAAAATTCTGACACGTATTTCAGAAATGTCGCTCCCACAATATGTGCACTAAAACATCCATATATGTATGTGTTAGTGAGCTGAGTTAAATATTTTACCTTAGGTGGGTCATGTTAGTCGCcggtagagacgggaaaaattcgcgaattcatttcgctgtacgctaaaattcaaatccaTATACCTTTGACCTGCTTTCGATATTGACTCATTGTTTACCtgaacgactctgggccaatgagaaaccctcaacctgAGAAGCATCCAATTGTAGACAACACAGTTGAGCATGCTCACAAGTCAGTAACCAACGAACTGTCGTTATTTGCGCGAATATACGTTTATACATAGTACTGTGTAATATATCCTGAACGTCATTGAATCctaattttttcagtccctagttAGCGTGtgtcatataaaaatatattgtattgttGTAATAATAAtgccatttacaaacaaaaaaacaaatcaaaTAGAAACAGTGTTGGTTTTGTTTCTACAGTTGGCCAACATTCAGTTTCTATAGCATGTCTCATACTTAGATCGCAGTGTGCATTTTTATCCTCGGCGGAACGGAGAAGGCGTACAAGGTAAGGCGTATGCGTTTAGGGCGAGAGGTTGTTTGTGTGTGCAAAAAACGAATGATCCCATATTCTCCAAAACGGTGTGACCTATTTATATACGGTTTTCCTGTATAAGGTTTTTGATTCATCGGCAATGGTTCTTAGATAGGTGTGTTGTGGTGTTAACTCGCCAGAGGGCgctgtaataaacatttttcttcTTGCTTCTGTATATGAACTGCTGAGGATCTGATGATAGAACTGAAGAACATTGTCGGAAACTATGTGGAGGCAGGTAGCTAGTAAACCATATTTGAgctcttctttttttctttaaaatcaaataaaccaaataaaatcagtaaaaaatatactttgattaaaatttagtaaaaaataataaccaaataatataGGACTTCACATTacgtaaattacttttactgtttccCATGCAAGGCGACCACATGAAACGCATTTCAGTACAAATGTTtggtatagtccatccacggtaacctcctacttttctgaagccctgcttttcaccggatctactttaatgtcactatgtatccttccgccgtatgtaaacaaaaacattgccatgtgacaaatgtcaaatggtttgtatacaatcaccagctgtcaaaacaatgtgtgtgtgtgtgtgtgtgtgtatgtatgtatatatatatatatatatatatatatattaagtaatttgaatatgatctaagtatacatgtatatgtgcataacatttatgatacccaatggtaaaaatattaaaaaataagtttgttagctaaagaaataacatataatttaaagtaaatttttaggagaacatataaatttacaacatttatgtaagcaataaatatcatcctttagtacagttcaacacagttttctgcatctgaaaaaaaaagtattgtaaattatacatatggctgtccatctaagcaatctggaaaagactaaggattgaaggtttaataaaattaacaaattcagatgaaaacatttaaaaatgaattttcttcttttatttaataaacccctaccattttgccggttaaggccacaaataaaaatatggttatatacattttcctgagtatacttattagacaaaatcataattttatgaacagtaaaattgtggtaaagaattgacagtaatttctataccacttatatgcattatttatttgtggccctggatggggactggctttttgttttccaagtaagttcactgaaaaatgaagagacacaacaaaataaaatgtttcacatacacctatacgaatccagaaatgaaatttattattaattttataatatgtgtaatataaagttaatacataaagttccagtaatcaacatacttaatgggaatgcataaaagaaaaaaaatgtttcaaaccccaatacttacagttgcccaggtgttttacatacagacctcaataagaacacccgggtaaatcatcaagaggaactgccagtacttcactgtctccatctacttgctgtgtcgtaacctcaaattcttcgctgtcactgtcttcacttgaactatcctcgccgaggtggatgatgagtggaggaatggtgccgctgtctatgtggacttctctctcccagtctgcttgaattagcttctccacgtgatccacacacctcgcccatctaaaaaaaattaatgtatacagtaaaacctctatataaatgacctgtttatagcaaaaaccactctataacaaaatatgtttgtttctgtcaaaacggcatagtaaacaatgcatggcatgctctttattacatacaattttgaactcactccacaagaaactatttttaaacacaacaaaactcatttaatgtgttttcctcaactatcaaagctattatttaatacttgaagtaacatgttttgttttatgttatctgaaaaaaaaaatttgagtggtttattcaagatataataaagctgtaaatattttatatgttatcaataaaggcttagaatgcatatgataaaatatttatttcataacttttgtgtttgtttttggttaaaatttgtcccagacaaaaacagtgagatgtagcgaaaagttaattttttgaatagttttgatgatttactgtatatgtatttcactataataacataacttttgaaaatactaatgtgcaagaactacatgtgtaaatacctattcaagttcgctagatgaaaatattcaaaattctctacgttgaaattttatctgaatattgaaatctgcctacagcactgaacccaccataactttaaagtcattgacacaagattaagcataacagaaagtaatatcacaattattactaataaatacaaaactatttatggaaatgaaacaactgcaaatggactgcaattacaaaaaaaaaaaaaaaaccttgcaaataagtcaccactgttagatctagaaactacacagatatgtatgaatcacatgggaataaaattacaaacacaaacacgaacacaaacacatacatgcaacacattttcaaaacgacaactacacaaattcaaaccacttatttttaccaattgttttaaaactgtattactggtatatgaatatacacaaaatgataatcacactatacacacactagcacacaaagttatcaaaaggaatgctaggaccaggctgctaggcaacaatacttacgtattatgtaaaaatgtatggtaagggttttgctgaagcttgaggaatgttctacaggaaaataaaacaatttctacttcaaaaggaataccccattggtcatgcaacatgaaaatacctctctggtgtggaagcatcaagagcctctttccagatggctgcaactgcatcattgtcaaatctcttggcccgccccacgttactattgtaatggtgtttacattgagcccaaactagttcgattgcattatagtggcagtgatagggtgggagtcgtagaattttgTGGCCATAGTTAcaagccaactcgtctacctcatatctgaaaagtgtgttagaacaaggcgtatacgtaattttttgcaactatctcacttttaaagaaatgctgtaaaaaaaacgaaataatataccgtattcggggcttgttttgtttagctattctcagcagctccactttcaacaaattattttcatgttttatctcattcttctccagccacgcgatcagtgcatccttggtccagttcgttgtaggtgttttctcaacctacgttatgccaacatttaactaaatactcaagtagctgataagaattcatgacagtagaaccctgttacaattttactgcttataaagttttcctgcctataatgtattatttttcaagtccaatattttccctataaggacaatgtatttaattcctggatataatgtttcacaaattatgcgtttcgtgcttgtaatgttcacttcataaaattttagaagacgaaaaaaattaaaagcctttgtctatactgtctatgtatatgtgtatgttagcagttaactgcctgttgacacccttggaaaacaaataaattcataaatttttagccattctgtgtgttttcaaatgtattcacttaaatcacatgttcaagtggcaaaagaactggacttaagcatttccactgtaaacactgtcgtgaattatgacaattatacagaaatgagacaattttacagcaatgagacaatgtgtaagtaaatacaaagcagatagaagctggaagcaccatgatgttaaagaaaattgtttttggcttgctacaagcaaattggagcatcaaatatatctttatgcagcttgttgagtccattggcaataaatccacactaaaaagtactaaattgaatttcctgcttatgtttttttttcttgtagccccttaaaaacaaattataacagggttctactgtacttatgcaaagcaaacatgtgttttggcatattgtcgtaatgaatttctaaatttaacaaagcatgttagtttagtgactagaaatttttttgaaaatattattttaatttattaagtagggcaacagagcattcataaagtgggtccttttaccaaacaagtaattatgtcattttcaaatgctatttgcaataaaaaaaattttatttggtatttcaaaccctctactaaattagtttgcactatgatgtaattcaattacattatatatatatatatatatatatatatatatatatatatctgtgtgtgtgtgtgtaatcaatttcagctcaaacattatagtttataaaaatgtagtgtaggcatactattaagataacaattattgctggcaaaatgtattagtctcgaatattcgtacttatacacatgtaaatttttcacattacaatttgagcaataaaaagacactgctttaccattgcacatacctgggtgctgtgatatgaagcattgtccattataatgacactgggttcctccagatgcaccaacatgtcttcaaaccacatcaagaaagtttccccattcatctcgccatggtagtctgcagtcttctgacctgaaacaaaaagtaatcctgctcctggcacaaagccagtgcgccctccagcattaacaacaataaaccttttaccatctccaacagtatgtctcttcgcagattgtagactcttgtcctgccatgactttgatacagttcctgaaaaatatatgaaatggaaattaaatactttgtattggaccacagaacaaattttcaaataaattaatgccttgcctctctggaaaatccatgtttcatcaacaaatatgaaattggcacctctttctttttcttctttatactttctcaagaaatctattcgcttcaatactatgttttcattctctatcaaagcttttcgtccatcaacagttgtccatgaaaatcccatcttctttaacaatttatgaagacttgatcttccaccataataatctatttgtctttccctgatttctttcaaaatggtgtcgactgtaacattcaaacctgtaaatttattgcatacattaacaatacatgaaataacagaggtacacaaaactaagcgaaaccacaaccccgtagaagataatttaagtgcacaatttacatttattaaataattttaataaacttacatttcaaaaatacttttaaattaatttaaattttgtagtttgcttagaggaattctacattgcagtatttttgtctgcaatgatatgacgattatattgcgcgtttgtattgaagttgtgtaaaacattattatttcagcattcaatttagcaatcaataagttacaagctctacactgtgttataggtaaatgttttgtatcgtgtatcccatgtgatccctagatctttatgcatgaacctgtacatcctattgatcgtgtggtgcatgct
This DNA window, taken from Bacillus rossius redtenbacheri isolate Brsri chromosome 3, Brsri_v3, whole genome shotgun sequence, encodes the following:
- the LOC134530791 gene encoding uncharacterized protein LOC134530791 isoform X1, which translates into the protein MMEFVIVLIFCVVLVIAVMVIGSGMGKATSSQRQMDIINVAQNLYVLIRKGDLKKCDVTQTTAFLLNIAKSTVLKYYKKDIEEVSTPGKKRKKRPQEGKSLDTVDDFTVNAIRNAIYRMYAEGLNVTVDTILKEIRERQIDYYGGRSSLHKLLKKMGFSWTTVDGRKALIENENIVLKRIDFLRKYKEEKERGANFIFVDETWIFQRGKALIYLKICSVVQYKVFNFHFIYFSGTVSKSWQDKSLQSAKRHTVGDGKRFIVVNAGGRTGFVPGAGLLFVSGQKTADYHGEMNGETFLMWFEDMLVHLEEPSVIIMDNASYHSTQVEKTPTTNWTKDALIAWLEKNEIKHENNLLKVELLRIAKQNKPRIRWARCVDHVEKLIQADWEREVHIDSGTIPPLIIHLGEDSSSEDSDSEEFEVTTQQVDGDSEVLAVPLDDLPGCSY
- the LOC134530791 gene encoding uncharacterized protein LOC134530791 isoform X2 — translated: MMEFVIVLIFCVVLVIAVMVIGSGMGKATSSQRQMDIINVAQNLYVLIRKGDLKKCDVTQTTAFLLNIAKSTVLKYYKKDIEEVSTPGKKRKKRPQEGKSLDTVDDFTVNAIRNAIYRMYAEGLNVTVDTILKEIRERQIDYYGGRSSLHKLLKKMGFSWTTVDGRKALIENENIVLKRIDFLRKYKEEKERGANFIFVDETWIFQRGKALIYLKICSVVQYKVFNFHFIYFSGTVSKSWQDKSLQSAKRHTVGDGKRFIVVNAGGRTGFVPGAGLLFVSGQKTADYHGEMNGETFLMWFEDMLVHLEEPSVIIMDNASYHSTQMGEVCGSRGEANSSRLGERSPHRQRHHSSTHHPPRRG